The sequence AGGCCGCGCGTGCGGGTCCACACCTGGCGGCCGGTCGGTGCGGTGGAGGTGGTGGCCGGAGGGGCCCCGGTGGTCACTCGGCTGCCCCCTGGCGGGTGCTGTGGGCCGTGCTGGTGGCGCTGTCGGCGAGGGCCGGCCTGGTGTTCTCCAGGTCGTGGTCGAGGACGGCGAGGCGGTGGTACGACTGCTCATCGGCGTTGCGCCCGCCGTATGTGACGTCGTCGAACCCGCGGGCCGCGGCGCGGAGCCGGTCCGTGTGCGCGGGCAGGGCGCGACCGGCCTCGGCGGCGGCTTCGTCGGCGGTGCGGCCGGGGCGTACGTCGAGCAGGGCGCGTTCCTCCAGGGAGCGGACCACGGCTCGCATGCGTTCCTGGACGGCCTGGTTCCAGTGGCCCTGGGCCGCGTGTGCCTCGGCGGCCGCGCGGTGTTCGGCGGCGCTGCGGACGCGCTCGTCGAACAGGACCGCGGCGGTGGCGAGGTGGCGGCGGGGGGTGCCGAGCCGCCACCAGAGGGCGGCCAGGACGGCGACGACGAACAGGATGACGACGACCAGGCCGACCGCACCGCCCGGGGTGGCGGAGGCGGCCGTGCCGAACAGCCGGCCGAGCCAGTCCCAGAACGCGTCCAGGGCGCGCTGGAAGAGGCTGGGATCGTTCTCGTGGTACATCCCCTTGGACAGCTCGCGCCGGGCCGCCTCCCGCGCCGGATCACGCGGGACGGTCACCGGCGGCTCGTCGCCCGAGCCGCCGGCCGCCAGGAGCGCCGCCGTGAGAACTCCCCCCGTGACCACCGCATCAGCTCCCGGGGACGGGGCCGGGGGCGCCGTGGCCGTAGTCCTGGACACCGGCGGCGCGGGCCAGCTCGAGGTCGAGGGCCTCGCGGCGGATGCGCTGGTCGATGTAGAGGAGCGCGGTGACGCCGGCGCTGATCGGGAGGGTGAGGGTGGTGCCGACCAGGGAGCCGATGCCCCGGATGATCAGGAACGCCCAGCCGACGCCGCCGCTGTTGGTAGTGAGGAAATCGGCCATGCCGTCGCCGCTCGCCGCCGCGCCGAGGACGGCGAAGGGGATGGTCACGATCGCCGAGACGATGTTCGTGATCAGGGCGGCGAGCAACTGGATGCCGAAGATGCGCCACCAGGAGCCCCGTACCAGCTTGACGGAGCGGCTCATGGACTTCTTGATGCCCTGCCGTTCCAGCATCAGCGCGGGCGCGGCCAGGTAGAAGCGGACGCTCAGCCATACCGCGACGACGATGGCGGCGAGGACGCCCAGGA comes from Streptomyces sp. SCL15-4 and encodes:
- a CDS encoding DUF4129 domain-containing protein encodes the protein MVTGGVLTAALLAAGGSGDEPPVTVPRDPAREAARRELSKGMYHENDPSLFQRALDAFWDWLGRLFGTAASATPGGAVGLVVVILFVVAVLAALWWRLGTPRRHLATAAVLFDERVRSAAEHRAAAEAHAAQGHWNQAVQERMRAVVRSLEERALLDVRPGRTADEAAAEAGRALPAHTDRLRAAARGFDDVTYGGRNADEQSYHRLAVLDHDLENTRPALADSATSTAHSTRQGAAE